A DNA window from Streptomyces bacillaris contains the following coding sequences:
- a CDS encoding aldo/keto reductase produces the protein MSQVPSITLNNGLDMPQLGFGVWQVPDDEAAKAVAKAIESGYRSIDTAAIYENETGTGKAVAASGVARDELFITTKLWNSEQGYDSTLRAFDASLDKLGLDYVDLYLIHWPVPAKDAYTDTYRAFEKIYADGRAKAIGVSNFQPEHLKRLLDETSVVPVLNQIELHPQFQQAEARAFHAEHSIATEAWSPLGQGKGLLEVPTVVAIARKHGRTPAQVVLRWHLQTGNIVIPKSVTPSRIEENIDVFGFELDADDLAAFAALDEGKRLGPDPAEFNAGA, from the coding sequence GTGAGCCAGGTCCCCTCCATCACCCTCAACAACGGCCTCGACATGCCGCAGCTCGGTTTCGGTGTCTGGCAGGTGCCGGACGACGAGGCGGCGAAGGCGGTCGCGAAGGCCATCGAGTCCGGGTACCGGTCCATCGACACCGCCGCGATCTACGAGAACGAGACGGGCACCGGCAAGGCCGTCGCCGCCTCCGGTGTCGCCCGCGACGAGCTGTTCATCACCACGAAGCTGTGGAACAGCGAGCAGGGTTACGACAGCACGCTGCGCGCCTTCGACGCCTCGCTCGACAAGCTCGGCCTGGACTACGTCGACCTGTATCTGATCCACTGGCCGGTCCCGGCCAAGGACGCCTACACCGACACGTACCGCGCGTTCGAGAAGATCTACGCCGACGGCCGCGCCAAGGCCATCGGTGTGTCGAACTTCCAGCCCGAGCACCTCAAGCGGCTGCTGGACGAGACCTCCGTGGTCCCCGTCCTCAACCAGATCGAGCTGCACCCGCAGTTCCAGCAGGCCGAGGCGCGCGCCTTCCACGCCGAGCACTCCATCGCCACCGAGGCGTGGTCGCCGCTGGGCCAGGGCAAGGGCCTCCTGGAGGTGCCGACGGTCGTCGCCATCGCCCGGAAGCACGGCCGTACGCCGGCCCAGGTCGTCCTGCGCTGGCATCTGCAGACCGGGAACATCGTGATCCCGAAGTCCGTGACCCCGTCGCGGATCGAGGAGAACATCGACGTGTTCGGCTTCGAGCTGGACGCCGACGACCTCGCCGCCTTCGCGGCCCTGGACGAGGGCAAGCGCCTCGGCCCGGACCCGGCGGAGTTCAACGCCGGCGCCTGA
- a CDS encoding ROK family transcriptional regulator → MTARPANAHQARLLRLLRDGGPNSRAQLGDQVDLSRSKLAVEVDRLLETGLVVADGLAASRGGRRSHNIRLAPELRFLGVDIGATSIDVAVTNAELEVLGHLNQPMDVREGPVAVFEQVLAMAAKLRASGLAEGFDGAGIGVPGPVRFPEGVPVAPPIMPGWDGFPVREALSQDLGCPVMVDNDVNLMAMGEQHAGVARSVGDFLCVKIGTGIGCGIVVGGEVYRGTTGSAGDIGHIQVDPDGRPCACGNKGCLEAHFSGAALARDAEDAAREGRSPELAARLEAAGRLTAADVAAAAAAGDAAALDLIREGGNRLGQVIASLVSFFNPGLVVIGGGVTGLGHNLLASVRTQVYRQSLPLATGNLPIVLGELGPTAGVIGAARLISDHLFSPA, encoded by the coding sequence ATGACGGCACGACCCGCGAACGCGCATCAGGCGCGGCTGCTCCGACTGCTGCGCGACGGGGGCCCCAACTCCCGTGCCCAGCTGGGCGATCAGGTCGACCTCTCGCGCTCCAAGCTCGCCGTCGAGGTGGACCGGCTGCTGGAGACCGGTCTCGTGGTGGCCGACGGACTCGCCGCATCCCGTGGCGGGCGCCGCTCGCACAACATCCGGCTCGCCCCCGAGCTGCGGTTCCTCGGGGTCGACATCGGGGCCACCTCCATCGATGTCGCCGTCACCAACGCGGAGTTGGAGGTCCTGGGGCATCTCAACCAGCCGATGGACGTACGCGAGGGGCCCGTCGCCGTCTTCGAGCAGGTCCTGGCGATGGCGGCCAAGCTCCGCGCCTCCGGCCTCGCCGAGGGGTTCGACGGCGCGGGCATCGGGGTCCCCGGCCCCGTCCGCTTCCCCGAGGGCGTGCCGGTCGCACCGCCGATCATGCCCGGCTGGGACGGGTTCCCGGTCCGTGAGGCGCTCAGCCAGGATCTGGGCTGCCCGGTCATGGTCGACAACGACGTGAACCTCATGGCGATGGGGGAGCAGCACGCGGGCGTCGCCCGTTCCGTGGGCGACTTCCTCTGCGTCAAGATCGGTACGGGGATCGGCTGCGGGATCGTCGTCGGCGGTGAGGTCTACCGGGGGACGACGGGCAGCGCCGGGGACATCGGGCACATCCAGGTGGACCCGGACGGCCGTCCCTGCGCCTGCGGAAACAAGGGCTGCCTGGAAGCCCACTTCAGCGGTGCCGCCCTGGCCCGCGACGCGGAGGACGCCGCCCGTGAGGGCCGCTCGCCCGAGCTGGCCGCCCGGCTGGAGGCGGCAGGCCGCCTCACCGCCGCCGATGTGGCCGCCGCCGCGGCGGCCGGGGACGCGGCGGCGCTCGACCTGATCCGCGAAGGCGGCAACCGGCTCGGCCAGGTCATCGCGAGCCTGGTCAGCTTCTTCAATCCCGGTCTGGTGGTGATCGGCGGCGGGGTCACCGGCCTCGGTCACAACCTCCTCGCCAGTGTCCGCACCCAGGTCTACCGGCAGTCCCTGCCCCTGGCCACCGGCAACCTCCCCATCGTGCTGGGTGAGTTGGGCCCCACCGCCGGAGTGATCGGCGCGGCCCGCCTCATCAGCGACCACCTCTTCTCCCCGGCCTGA
- a CDS encoding RICIN domain-containing protein, translated as MSSDPAPVVEAGTYRLRNVGSGLVLEVYGAAKGSGARVQQGREEDGAAAHQRWQLSPVHEGASLYHLVNAHSGKRLDVANADTENGVRIQQWKANNFGAQEWLIEQHPEAPGTVTLVSFISGLVMEVADGSTEEGGTVQQWEDTDSPFQWWRLEPVSS; from the coding sequence ATGAGCAGCGATCCGGCGCCTGTCGTCGAGGCGGGCACGTACCGCCTGCGCAATGTCGGCAGCGGCCTGGTGCTGGAGGTGTACGGCGCGGCCAAGGGCAGCGGTGCCCGGGTGCAGCAGGGCCGGGAGGAGGACGGGGCCGCGGCCCACCAGCGGTGGCAGCTGTCCCCGGTCCACGAGGGCGCGTCCCTCTACCACCTGGTCAACGCGCACAGCGGCAAGCGGCTGGACGTCGCGAACGCCGACACGGAGAACGGTGTCCGCATCCAGCAGTGGAAGGCCAACAACTTCGGCGCCCAGGAGTGGCTGATCGAGCAGCATCCGGAGGCTCCGGGGACGGTGACGCTGGTGAGCTTCATCAGCGGGCTCGTCATGGAGGTAGCGGACGGCTCCACCGAGGAGGGCGGGACGGTCCAGCAGTGGGAGGACACCGACTCCCCCTTCCAGTGGTGGCGGCTGGAGCCGGTGTCGTCCTGA
- a CDS encoding beta-ketoacyl-ACP synthase III encodes MTGSRVVALGHYQPAKVLTNDDLAAMVDTSDEWITSRVGIKTRHVGGPDEPVDELAAHAGAKALASAGLQPSDIDLVLVATSTAIDRSPSMAARVAARLSMGSPAVLDINVVCSGFTHALAMADHTIRAGAATRALVIGADKMGDIADWTDRSTCVLLGDGAGAAVVTADPSAPDTPGGPGIGPVLWGSVPEMGNAVRIEGTPPRFAQEGQSVYRWATTQLPPIARQVCEKAGVAPEELAAVVLHQANLRIIEPVARKIGAVNAVVARDVVDSGNTSAASIPMALSKLVERGEVAAGAPVLLFGFGGNLSYAGQVIRCP; translated from the coding sequence ATGACCGGCTCACGTGTCGTGGCGCTCGGCCACTACCAGCCCGCCAAGGTGCTCACCAACGACGACCTGGCGGCCATGGTCGACACGAGCGACGAGTGGATCACGAGCCGGGTCGGGATCAAGACCCGGCACGTGGGCGGCCCCGACGAGCCGGTCGACGAACTGGCCGCGCACGCCGGTGCCAAGGCGCTGGCCTCGGCAGGTCTCCAGCCCTCCGACATCGATCTGGTCCTGGTGGCCACCTCCACCGCGATCGACCGCTCGCCGAGCATGGCGGCCCGGGTCGCGGCCCGGCTCTCCATGGGGTCACCGGCCGTGCTGGACATCAACGTCGTCTGTTCGGGTTTCACCCATGCCCTGGCCATGGCCGACCACACGATCCGGGCCGGGGCGGCGACCCGCGCACTGGTCATCGGTGCCGACAAGATGGGCGACATCGCGGACTGGACCGACCGCTCCACCTGCGTCCTGCTCGGTGACGGCGCGGGCGCCGCCGTCGTCACCGCCGACCCGTCCGCCCCCGACACGCCCGGCGGCCCCGGGATCGGGCCGGTGCTGTGGGGGTCGGTGCCGGAGATGGGCAACGCCGTACGGATCGAGGGGACGCCGCCGCGCTTCGCGCAGGAGGGCCAGTCCGTCTACCGCTGGGCCACCACCCAGCTGCCCCCCATCGCCCGCCAGGTCTGCGAGAAGGCGGGGGTGGCCCCGGAGGAGCTGGCCGCCGTCGTCCTGCACCAGGCCAACCTGCGGATCATCGAGCCGGTGGCCCGGAAGATCGGCGCGGTCAACGCGGTCGTCGCGCGGGACGTGGTCGACTCCGGCAACACCTCCGCCGCCTCCATCCCGATGGCGCTCTCCAAGCTCGTCGAGCGTGGCGAGGTCGCCGCCGGGGCGCCGGTGCTGCTCTTCGGCTTCGGCGGGAACCTCTCGTACGCCGGACAGGTCATCCGCTGCCCCTGA
- the fdhD gene encoding formate dehydrogenase accessory sulfurtransferase FdhD, whose product MGRVTERRRTLRIRDGAVSSRADTLVAEEPLEIRLNGKPLAITMRTPGDDFALAAGFLVSEGVIAHGDELQSIVYCAGATADGVNTYNVVDVKLAPGVVVPDITLERNVYTTSSCGLCGKASLDAVRTSTRHPVADAPPVRLTPELLAALPDRLRAAQKVFDRTGGLHAAALFSEAGELLDVREDVGRHNAVDKLVGRALTDGRLPLSRAVLLVSGRASFELAQKAVMAGIPVLAAVSAPSSLAVDLAAESGLTLVGFLRGGSMNVYAGEHRIALEAEVGRG is encoded by the coding sequence ATGGGACGGGTCACCGAGCGCCGCCGCACCCTCCGCATCCGGGACGGTGCCGTCTCCTCCCGCGCCGACACGCTCGTGGCGGAGGAGCCCCTGGAGATCCGGCTGAACGGGAAGCCGCTGGCCATCACCATGCGCACCCCCGGCGACGACTTCGCGCTGGCCGCCGGGTTCCTGGTCAGCGAGGGCGTGATCGCCCACGGGGACGAGTTGCAGTCGATCGTCTACTGCGCCGGGGCGACCGCCGACGGGGTGAACACCTACAACGTGGTGGACGTGAAGCTCGCCCCCGGTGTCGTCGTGCCCGACATCACGCTGGAGCGGAACGTCTACACCACCTCCTCGTGCGGCCTCTGCGGCAAGGCCAGCCTGGACGCGGTCCGGACGAGCACCCGCCACCCGGTCGCCGACGCTCCCCCGGTCCGCCTCACCCCCGAACTGCTCGCCGCCCTCCCGGACCGGCTGCGGGCCGCGCAGAAGGTGTTCGACCGGACCGGGGGACTGCACGCGGCGGCCCTCTTCTCCGAGGCGGGCGAGCTGCTCGACGTACGGGAGGACGTGGGGCGGCACAACGCGGTCGACAAGCTGGTGGGCCGGGCGCTGACGGACGGCCGGCTGCCGCTGTCGCGGGCGGTGCTGCTGGTCTCGGGGCGGGCCTCGTTCGAGCTGGCCCAGAAGGCGGTGATGGCCGGGATCCCGGTGCTCGCGGCGGTCTCGGCGCCCTCCTCGCTGGCGGTGGACCTGGCGGCGGAGAGCGGGCTGACGCTGGTGGGGTTCCTGCGGGGCGGGTCGATGAACGTGTACGCGGGCGAGCACCGGATCGCGCTGGAGGCGGAGGTCGGGCGGGGCTGA
- a CDS encoding sugar ABC transporter ATP-binding protein, producing MAPEPPLLTMSGITKSFPGVRALDGVDLEVQAGEVHCLLGQNGAGKSTLIKVLAGAHQPDGGEITWRGEAVRFKSPIAAMRLGIATIYQELDLVEGLSVAENVFLGHEPTSAGFIVRTGEGRLAAKALLARLGHPEIDPARPVGQLSAAQQQIVSMARALSHDVRLIVMDEPSAALDPDEVDNLFRIVDGLTADGVAVVYISHRLEEIRRIGDRVTVLKDGRAVAVGLPAAETPTRDIVAMMTGRDVEYVFPPRRDEAAAPTAEPVLRVQGLSRAGEFAPVDLELRPGEIVGLAGLVGSGRSEILETIYGARRATTGTVTVAGRQLRTGSVRAAVAAGIGLAPEERKAQALLMTESVTRNVSVSSLSRFARLGWIDRGGERRSAREATRELSLRPDIPDALIRTLSGGNQQKAVLARWLLRGCRVLLLDEPTRGVDVGARAELYAVIRRLADEGLAVLLVSSEVPEVLGLADRVLVLREGQVVHTAPAQELDEHRVLDLVMEGSPTP from the coding sequence ATGGCACCAGAACCACCCCTGCTCACCATGTCCGGCATCACCAAGTCCTTCCCCGGCGTACGCGCTCTGGACGGCGTCGACCTGGAGGTCCAGGCCGGCGAGGTCCACTGTCTCCTCGGTCAGAACGGCGCGGGCAAGTCCACCCTGATCAAGGTGCTCGCCGGGGCCCACCAGCCCGACGGCGGTGAGATCACCTGGCGCGGCGAAGCCGTCCGGTTCAAGTCCCCGATCGCCGCCATGCGCCTGGGAATCGCCACGATCTACCAGGAACTCGACCTGGTGGAGGGGTTGTCGGTCGCGGAGAACGTCTTCCTCGGCCACGAACCGACCAGCGCGGGCTTCATCGTCCGTACGGGGGAGGGGCGCCTCGCCGCCAAGGCGCTGCTGGCCCGGCTCGGCCACCCGGAGATCGACCCCGCCCGTCCCGTCGGGCAGCTCTCCGCCGCCCAGCAGCAGATCGTCTCCATGGCGCGGGCGCTCTCCCACGACGTCCGCCTCATCGTGATGGACGAGCCCTCCGCCGCGCTCGACCCCGACGAGGTCGACAACCTCTTCCGGATCGTCGACGGCCTCACCGCCGACGGGGTCGCCGTTGTCTACATCTCGCACCGGCTGGAGGAGATCCGCCGCATCGGCGACCGGGTCACCGTGCTGAAGGACGGCCGGGCGGTCGCGGTCGGGCTCCCCGCCGCCGAGACGCCGACGCGCGACATCGTTGCCATGATGACCGGCCGCGATGTCGAGTACGTCTTCCCGCCGCGCCGGGACGAGGCGGCCGCGCCCACCGCCGAACCCGTCCTCCGAGTCCAAGGGCTCTCCCGTGCAGGGGAGTTCGCGCCCGTCGACCTCGAACTGCGGCCCGGCGAGATCGTCGGCCTCGCCGGTCTCGTCGGCTCCGGCCGCTCCGAGATCCTGGAGACGATCTACGGTGCCCGCAGGGCGACCACCGGCACCGTCACCGTCGCGGGCAGGCAACTGCGCACCGGCAGCGTCCGGGCCGCCGTCGCCGCCGGGATCGGGCTCGCCCCCGAGGAGCGCAAGGCCCAGGCCCTGCTGATGACCGAGTCCGTCACCCGCAACGTCTCCGTCTCCTCCCTCTCCCGGTTCGCCCGGCTGGGCTGGATCGACCGGGGCGGCGAGCGGCGGTCCGCGCGGGAGGCCACCCGTGAACTCTCCCTGCGCCCGGACATCCCGGACGCCCTGATCCGCACCCTCTCCGGCGGCAACCAGCAGAAAGCCGTCCTCGCCCGCTGGCTGCTGCGCGGCTGCCGGGTGCTGCTGCTCGACGAACCCACCCGGGGCGTCGACGTCGGCGCCCGCGCCGAGCTGTACGCCGTGATCCGCCGGCTGGCCGACGAAGGCCTCGCCGTCCTGCTCGTCTCCAGCGAAGTGCCCGAAGTCCTGGGCCTCGCCGACCGGGTGCTGGTGCTCCGGGAGGGCCAGGTCGTGCACACGGCCCCCGCCCAGGAGCTGGACGAGCACCGCGTACTCGACCTCGTGATGGAAGGGAGCCCGACGCCATGA
- a CDS encoding helix-hairpin-helix domain-containing protein, which yields MADPPAGPEDDFPHGAGNPARSALRHAGYTRLAQLTEVTAAEVLALHGVGPKAIGVLREALAAEGRSFAGE from the coding sequence ATGGCCGACCCGCCCGCCGGACCCGAGGACGACTTCCCGCACGGCGCGGGCAACCCGGCCCGCAGCGCTCTGCGGCACGCGGGTTACACCCGGCTCGCGCAGCTCACCGAGGTGACGGCGGCGGAGGTGTTGGCACTGCACGGGGTCGGCCCGAAGGCGATCGGGGTGCTCCGCGAGGCGCTGGCGGCCGAAGGGCGGTCGTTCGCGGGGGAGTGA
- a CDS encoding bile acid:sodium symporter family protein, giving the protein MTRRRALTLPSWLPVDAYILALVGTVVLAALLPARGTAAEVAGGASTGAVALLFFLYGARLSTAEALDGLKHWRLHLAVLACTFLVFPVLGLASKGLVPYVLTPELQAGFLFLCLVPSTIQSSIAFTSIARGNVPAAICAGSFSSLTGIFLTPLLAALLLGSTGGGFSADSLLKILVQLLVPFLAGQFLRRWVGGSLTRHKKVLGLVDRGSILLVVYTAFSEGMAAGIWSRITPARLGALLAAEAVLLAVMLALTWYGARRLGFGREDRIAIQFAGSKKSLAAGLPMASVLFGAHASLAVLPLMLFHQMQLMVCAVIAKRRARDPEPVRDREESDGKRGEGESGAGPVSDPAATVTS; this is encoded by the coding sequence ATGACCCGCCGCCGCGCCCTCACCCTGCCGTCCTGGCTGCCGGTCGACGCGTACATCCTGGCGCTCGTCGGCACGGTCGTCCTCGCCGCCCTGCTGCCCGCGCGCGGCACCGCGGCCGAGGTGGCGGGCGGGGCCTCCACCGGGGCGGTCGCCCTGCTCTTCTTTCTCTACGGGGCCAGGCTCTCCACGGCCGAGGCGCTCGACGGGCTGAAGCACTGGCGGCTCCACCTCGCCGTCCTGGCCTGCACGTTCCTGGTCTTCCCGGTGCTGGGCCTGGCCAGCAAGGGACTGGTGCCGTACGTGCTGACGCCCGAACTCCAGGCGGGCTTCCTCTTCCTCTGTCTCGTACCGTCGACGATCCAGTCCTCGATCGCCTTCACCTCGATCGCCCGGGGCAATGTGCCCGCCGCGATCTGCGCCGGGTCCTTCTCCAGCCTCACCGGGATCTTTCTCACCCCGCTGCTCGCCGCGCTCCTGCTCGGCTCCACGGGCGGCGGGTTCTCGGCCGACTCGCTGCTGAAGATCCTGGTCCAGCTGCTCGTGCCGTTCCTCGCGGGGCAGTTCCTGCGCCGCTGGGTCGGAGGTTCCCTCACCCGGCACAAGAAGGTGCTGGGGCTGGTGGACCGCGGCTCGATCCTGCTGGTCGTCTACACCGCGTTCAGCGAGGGCATGGCCGCCGGCATCTGGAGCCGGATCACCCCCGCCCGGCTCGGCGCCCTGCTCGCGGCCGAGGCGGTCCTGCTGGCCGTGATGCTCGCCCTGACCTGGTACGGGGCGCGGCGGCTCGGCTTCGGCCGGGAGGACCGGATCGCCATCCAGTTCGCCGGGTCGAAGAAGAGCCTGGCGGCGGGGCTGCCGATGGCGAGCGTGCTCTTCGGGGCGCACGCGAGCCTCGCCGTCCTGCCGCTGATGCTCTTCCACCAGATGCAGCTGATGGTCTGCGCGGTCATCGCCAAACGCCGTGCGCGCGACCCGGAGCCGGTGCGTGACCGCGAGGAGAGCGACGGTAAGCGTGGGGAGGGCGAGAGCGGTGCCGGGCCGGTGTCGGACCCGGCGGCTACGGTGACGTCATAG
- a CDS encoding AMP-dependent synthetase/ligase: protein MAAAPLVGGLADAVFDHAEDDPQRVAFGRKDAGGQWRDVTSEAFRDEVLALAKGLIAHGVRFGDRVALMSRTRYEWTLFDFALWSVGAQSVPVYPTSSAEQVLWMLHDAEVVAVMVEHEDHAMTVGSVIDRLPRLKRLWQLDAGAVDELFDAGAAVDDEVVHRHRRAVTPESVATVIYTSGTTGRPKGCVITHAGFMFESDTMAARWEPVFHSRPGDEAATLLFLPLAHVFGRMVEVAAVRGRVRLGHQPELSANALMPDLMTFRPTFILAVPYIFEKVFNGARRKAEAEGRAGPFDKAVDIAVKYAEALELKAFGLGPGPSAGLRVQHQFFDKVVYKKVRDAMGGRVRHAMSGGSGMNRRLGLFFAGAGVTVFEGYGLTESTAAATANPPERTRYGTVGQPIPGTSVHIADDGEVWLHGPNVFSGYLNSPAATRATLQDGWLATGDLGSLDEDGYLTITGRKKEILVTSGGKSVSPAGLEERVRAHPLVAQCIVVGNDRPYIAALVTLDQEAVDHWLAMQGRPPLPPADLVRDPDLEMEVRRAVVAANTAVSQAESIRTFRILAHPFTEELGLLTPSLKLKRKAIEAAYAVEVDALYH, encoded by the coding sequence CTGGCCGCCGCGCCTCTGGTAGGCGGTCTGGCCGATGCGGTCTTCGACCACGCGGAGGACGATCCGCAGCGGGTCGCGTTCGGTCGCAAGGACGCGGGCGGACAGTGGCGGGACGTGACGTCGGAGGCGTTCCGCGACGAGGTGCTGGCCCTGGCCAAGGGGCTGATCGCCCATGGGGTCCGGTTCGGTGACCGGGTCGCGCTCATGTCCCGTACCCGCTACGAGTGGACGCTCTTCGACTTCGCGCTCTGGTCGGTGGGCGCCCAGTCGGTGCCGGTATACCCGACCTCCTCCGCCGAGCAGGTCCTCTGGATGCTGCACGACGCCGAAGTGGTGGCGGTGATGGTCGAGCACGAGGACCACGCGATGACCGTGGGCTCGGTGATCGACCGGCTGCCGCGGCTGAAGCGGCTGTGGCAGCTCGACGCGGGTGCTGTGGACGAGCTGTTCGACGCGGGCGCGGCGGTCGACGACGAGGTGGTGCACCGGCACCGGCGGGCGGTGACGCCCGAGTCCGTGGCGACGGTGATCTACACCTCGGGCACGACGGGCCGCCCCAAGGGGTGCGTGATCACGCACGCGGGCTTCATGTTCGAGAGCGACACGATGGCCGCCCGCTGGGAGCCGGTCTTCCACTCCCGGCCCGGCGACGAGGCCGCCACACTGCTCTTCCTCCCGCTGGCGCACGTCTTCGGCCGGATGGTGGAGGTCGCTGCGGTACGCGGACGGGTCCGGCTCGGCCACCAGCCGGAGCTGTCGGCGAACGCGCTGATGCCGGACCTGATGACGTTCCGGCCCACCTTCATCCTGGCGGTGCCGTACATCTTCGAGAAGGTCTTCAACGGTGCCCGGCGCAAGGCCGAGGCGGAGGGCAGGGCCGGGCCGTTCGACAAGGCCGTGGACATCGCGGTGAAGTACGCGGAGGCGCTGGAGCTGAAGGCGTTCGGCCTCGGTCCCGGGCCGTCGGCCGGGCTGCGGGTGCAGCACCAGTTCTTCGACAAGGTCGTCTACAAGAAGGTCCGCGACGCGATGGGCGGCCGGGTGCGGCACGCGATGTCGGGCGGCTCGGGCATGAACCGCCGGCTCGGCCTGTTCTTCGCGGGCGCCGGGGTGACCGTCTTCGAGGGGTACGGGCTGACCGAGTCGACCGCGGCCGCCACCGCCAACCCGCCCGAGCGCACCCGGTACGGCACGGTCGGGCAGCCCATCCCGGGCACGTCGGTGCACATCGCGGACGACGGCGAGGTGTGGCTGCACGGCCCGAACGTCTTCTCCGGCTATCTGAACAGTCCGGCGGCGACCCGGGCCACGCTCCAGGACGGCTGGCTGGCCACCGGGGACCTGGGGTCGCTGGACGAGGACGGCTACCTCACGATCACCGGGCGGAAGAAGGAGATCCTGGTGACGTCGGGCGGCAAGAGCGTCTCCCCGGCCGGCCTGGAGGAGCGCGTACGGGCGCACCCCCTGGTCGCCCAGTGCATCGTCGTCGGCAACGACCGCCCGTACATCGCGGCCCTCGTCACCCTCGACCAGGAGGCCGTGGACCACTGGCTCGCCATGCAGGGCCGCCCCCCGCTCCCGCCCGCCGACCTGGTGCGCGACCCGGACCTGGAGATGGAGGTCCGCCGGGCGGTGGTGGCCGCCAACACGGCGGTGTCGCAGGCCGAGTCCATCCGTACGTTCCGGATCCTGGCCCATCCGTTCACCGAGGAGCTGGGGCTGCTGACCCCCTCGCTCAAGCTGAAGCGCAAAGCGATCGAGGCGGCGTACGCGGTCGAGGTCGACGCGCTCTACCACTGA
- a CDS encoding class I SAM-dependent methyltransferase, protein MSSSHAGDGHQDPHTHSHSPGLSHSPGHSHAHAHGSGAAGAGTEFDWDVMGPMLEQEAELNSGPYEEAARWIAALPTAPKVRRVLDIGSGPGVVTCLLAEVFPEAEVVAVDPTPALLERTEDRARRLGVSDRVRTVEAELPQYAGRLGAADLIWAGNSLHHMGDQRAALAGFAELLRPGGTVALLEGGLPTRRLPRDIGIGRPGLEARLDAASAARFDRMRTELPDSKRETEDWGALIAAVGLTPQGTRSFLLDLPAPLSAPAREHVITKLTREYEVFGELLDAEDRAVLERLLDPEDPAGVHQRPDVYLLTARTVHLGRRD, encoded by the coding sequence ATGAGCAGCAGCCACGCCGGAGACGGCCACCAGGACCCGCACACCCACTCCCACAGCCCCGGTCTTTCCCACAGCCCCGGCCACTCCCACGCCCATGCGCACGGCTCCGGTGCCGCGGGCGCCGGTACGGAGTTCGACTGGGACGTCATGGGCCCGATGCTGGAGCAGGAGGCCGAGCTGAACAGCGGCCCGTACGAGGAGGCCGCCCGCTGGATCGCCGCCCTGCCGACCGCGCCGAAGGTGCGCCGGGTGCTGGACATCGGCAGCGGTCCGGGTGTCGTCACCTGCCTGCTGGCCGAGGTGTTCCCCGAGGCCGAGGTCGTCGCCGTGGACCCCACGCCCGCCCTGCTGGAGCGGACGGAGGACCGCGCCCGGCGGCTCGGCGTGAGCGACCGGGTCCGTACGGTGGAGGCCGAACTCCCGCAGTACGCGGGCCGGTTGGGCGCGGCCGACCTCATCTGGGCCGGCAACTCCCTGCACCACATGGGCGACCAGCGCGCCGCCCTCGCCGGATTCGCGGAACTCCTGCGCCCCGGCGGGACCGTGGCCCTCCTGGAGGGCGGGCTGCCCACCCGGCGGCTGCCCCGGGACATCGGCATCGGACGGCCCGGCCTGGAGGCCCGGCTGGACGCGGCCTCCGCCGCCCGGTTCGACCGGATGCGGACCGAACTCCCGGACAGCAAGCGGGAGACGGAGGACTGGGGCGCCCTGATCGCGGCGGTCGGGCTGACCCCGCAGGGCACCCGCAGCTTCCTGCTCGACCTCCCGGCCCCGCTCTCCGCGCCCGCCCGTGAGCATGTGATCACCAAGCTGACCCGGGAGTACGAGGTCTTCGGCGAACTCCTCGACGCCGAGGACCGCGCCGTACTGGAACGGCTGCTGGACCCCGAGGACCCGGCAGGCGTCCACCAGCGGCCGGACGTCTATCTGCTCACCGCCCGTACGGTCCACCTCGGCCGCCGCGACTGA